In one Lycium barbarum isolate Lr01 chromosome 7, ASM1917538v2, whole genome shotgun sequence genomic region, the following are encoded:
- the LOC132604391 gene encoding uncharacterized protein LOC132604391, with the protein MSRCFPFPLQGYEKKPRPEDGNLLKEEKRKEKKHKKEKKDKEKKEGKEKRDKDRSDGKHREKKDKKDKHRDKKEKHKDKKKDKDKERSDISEEAKIAVLPGASSGQKLPSGDEHFKEENINSQEAKFHNQSHRQHAEKLFKSSLPAVEMDESKFVQELARRIRDEQKGPVSQLAERFPVESKRDEKTNSMYIKDSGNLAKEKEKNKERNVFSNKMDGQQVRVEPRIGAKAILPSFPGMEKSKFHGLLPPLEENFDSRREEKEKSKERRDDKPRDKKKHKEKDAKSHRKEKEKKKEEKGKDKSAHRKSEQDKSRDISKSNFVGVSNTTHQVPLVSKDTVARTVPEGNHRKRKDIETNGFLHESEVRPTKVLRPSSSHQPTLNGKRLETHQKTDILSSDKQGVATDIQVINKEQNHNGTIKLSNKHGVATDIEMGNKEREVNGTIKLSNKHGVATDIEMRNNECEVNSTIKLSNKHGVATDIEVGNRERGVNGTMKGQPLAMSKPKTLAISKPKASSMSPGADQIAEASKRPPHPDSKYLNQILSVPKMDEWSGFDDQNWLFGSKSNLVRKPDMCHDEVMDNRVWSEPLQIDSADVYALPYVIPY; encoded by the exons ATGTCTCGTTGCTTTCCATTTCCACTACAAGGATATGAAAAGAAGCCTAGACCAGAGGACGGGAACTTGTTAAAAGAG GAGAAACGGAAGGAGAAGAAACATAAAAAGGAGAAGAAGGACAAAGAGAAGAAAGAGGGTAAAGAGAAAAGGGATAAAGACAGAAGTGATGGGAAACACAGAGAAAAGAAAGACAAAAAGGACAAACACCGGGACAAGAAGGAAAAACACAAGGATAAAAAGAAGGATAAGGATAAAGAGAGAAGCGACATCTCTGAAGAGGCAAAAATTGCTGTTCTACCTGGGGCTTCTAGCGGACAAAAGCTTCCTAGTGGAGATGAACATTTTAAAGAGGAAAACATCAACTCACAGGAAGCAAAATTCCATAATCAGTCTCATCGCCAGCATGCAGAAAAACTCTTTAAATCCAGCCTCCCTGCTGTTGAGATGGATGAGTCGAAATTTGTGCAGGAGTTGGCTAGGAGGATTAGAGATGAACAGAAGGGCCCAGTCAGTCAGTTGGCTGAGAGATTTCCAGTTGAGTCGAAAAGGGACGAAAAGACAAACAGTATGTACATCAAGGATTCGGGTAATTTGGCTAAAGAGAAGGAAAAAAACAAGGAGAGGAATGTTTTTAGCAACAAGATGGATGGACAACAAGTCAGAGTTGAACCGAGAATTGGTGCTAAAGCAATACTTCCTAGCTTTCCGGGGATGGAAAAGAGCAAATTTCATGGATTGCTGCCGCCATTGGAAGAGAACTTTGACAGCAGGAGAGAGGAAAAAGAGAAATCAAAAGAAAGACGAGATGACAAACCAAGAGACAAGAAAAAGCATAAAGAAAAGGATGCGAAAAGTCAtcgaaaggagaaagaaaagaaaaaggaagagaagGGGAAGGACAAAAGTGCACACAGGAAAAGTGAACAGGACAAATCAAGAGACATCAGTAAGAGCAATTTTGTCGGTGTTAGTAACACCACCCACCAAGTTCCACTTGTCTCCAAGGATACCGTTGCCCGTACGGTCCCCGAGGGAAATCACAGAAAAAGAAAGGATATCGAAACAAATGGTTTCCTGCATG AGAGTGAAGTCAGGCCTACTAAAGTGCTGCGGCCCTCATCCTCTCATCAGCCCACGCTGAATGGAAAGAGATTGGAGACTCACCAAAAAACAGACATCTTATCTTCCGACAAACAAGGTGTTGCCACCGATATTCAGGTGATAAACAAGGAGCAGAATCACAATGGTACAATTAAGTTATCCAACAAGCACGGAGTTGCCACTGATATTGAGATGGGAAACAAAGAGCGGGAGGTCAACGGTACAATTAAGTTATCCAACAAGCACGGAGTTGCCACTGACATTGAAATGAGAAACAATGAGTGCGAGGTCAACAGTACAATTAAGTTATCCAACAAGCACGGAGTTGCCACTGATATTGAGGTGGGAAACAGGGAGCGTGGGGTCAATGGTACTATGAAAGGTCAGCCATTAGCTATGTCTAAACCAAAGACATTGGCTATATCTAAACCAAAGGCTTCTTCCATGTCTCCTGGTGCTGATCAGATTGCTGAAGCGTCTAAAAGACCTCCTCATCCTGATTCCAAGTATCTGAACCAGATACTCTCGGTTCCCAAGATGGACGAGTGGTCTGGATTCGATGATCAGAATTGGTTATTTGGAAGCAAGAGTAATCTGGTAAGGAAGCCCGACATGTGTCATGACGAAGTTATGGACAATCGGGTATGGTCGGAACCTTTGCAAATAGACTCTGCTGATGTTTATGCTCTGCCATACGTAATACCTTATTGA
- the LOC132604392 gene encoding UDP-glucuronate 4-epimerase 6-like, with amino-acid sequence MASSIDTSKVMKLERYNSYIRRVNSTKLIAASSKLLFRITLLVALLLIFFFIINYPPLSSSENTPHHHNIHTTTHNLLSSAFYGGGAAWEKQVRHSSTPRRTNGLSVLVTGAAGFVGSHCSMALKKRGDGVLGIDNFNSYYDPSLKRGRQKLLAQHEIFIVEGDINDAELLAKLFDIVPFTHVLHLAAQAGVRYAMKNPLSYVQSNIAGFVNLLETIKLANPQPAIVWASSSSVYGLNTNVPFSENHRTDQPASLYAATKKAGEEIAHTYNHIYGLSLTALRFFTVYGPWGRPDMAYFFFTKDMVQGKPINVYVTQDDKEVARDFTYIDDIVKGCLGALDTAEKSTGSGGKKKGPAQLRVYNLGNTSPVSVNKLVTILESLLNVKAKKKVLKMPRNGDVPFTHANVTLAKRDFGYKPTTDLSSGLRKFVKWYVSYYGIQSKELDSSNAHSQD; translated from the exons ATGGCCTCTTCAATTGATACAAGCAAAGTAATGAAACTAGAGAGATATAATAGCTATATACGAAGAGTAAATAGCACAAAACTTATTGCAGCTTCTTCTAAACTTCTTTTTAGAATTACCCTCTTAGTAGCTCTATTATTAATCTTTTTCTTCATTATAAATTACCCTCCTTTAAGCTCATCAGAAAATACTCCACATCATCATAATATTCACACCACTACACATAACCTCCTCTCCTCCGCCTTCTATGGTGGTGGTGCTGCTTGGGAGAAACAAGTCCGTCACTCTTCCACTCCTCGACGTACCAATGGTTTGTCAGTGTTGGTTACAG GTGCTGCTGGCTTTGTTGGTTCCCATTGCTCTATGGCATTGAAGAAACGTGGGGACGGAGTCTTGGGAATAGATAACTTCAACTCCTATTATGACCCATCCTTGAAACGCGGGCGCCAAAAATTACTAGCTCAGCACGAGATCTTCATCGTGGAAGGTGATATAAATGATGCAGAGCTATTGGCCAAATTGTTCGACATCGTTCCATTCACGCACGTACTCCACCTGGCCGCGCAGGCGGGCGTACGGTATGCAATGAAGAACCCGCTATCTTACGTCCAATCAAACATTGCAGGATTTGTCAACTTGTTGGAGACAATCAAGTTAGCTAATCCTCAACCCGCGATTGTCTGGGCATCGTCCAGCTCGGTTTACGGGTTGAACACAAATGTACCATTCTCCGAAAATCACCGTACTGACCAACCAGCTAGCCTGTATGCCGCCACAAAAAAAGCGGGTGAAGAAATTGCTCATACGTATAATCATATTTACGGTCTTTCTTTAACCGCTTTAAGGTTTTTTACCGTTTACGGACCCTGGGGTAGACCCGACATGGCCTATTTTTTCTTTACTAAGGACATGGTACAAGGTAAACCAATAAATGTTTACGTTACACAAGACGATAAAGAGGTGGCGCGTGACTTCACGTACATCGATGACATCGTTAAAGGGTGTCTGGGGGCACTCGACACGGCGGAGAAGAGCACCGGTAGTGGCGGAAAGAAGAAGGGTCCCGCACAACTAAGGGTGTACAATTTAGGTAACACTTCACCAGTGTCGGTGAACAAATTGGTGACAATTTTGGAAAGTTTATTAAATGTGAAGGCTAAAAAGAAGGTTCTTAAAATGCCAAGAAATGGTGATGTCCCATTCACACATGCTAATGTTACATTGGCTAAAAGGGATTTTGGGTACAAGCCAACCACAGATTTGTCAAGTGGATTGAGGAAGTTTGTCAAGTGGTATGTGAGTTATTATGGGATTCAATCAAAAGAATTAGACTCATCTAATGCCCATTCTCAAGATTGA